A DNA window from Candidatus Limnocylindrales bacterium contains the following coding sequences:
- a CDS encoding DedA family protein, translated as MLDLLSVYLEQFTYAGIFVVLLLCGLGLPLPEETVIVAGGFLAYKGYTNLYMTIVVLVIGALTGDGIIYLLGRKWGDRVLGIKFLHTFLTKDKIQKTREYFDKYGDKAVFLARFFAGIRPVTFFMAGTMGMKPKMFLLMDGLASVISIPLNTTLVYYLGADIEHLVLTLRRVNRTLILVLCLICLLWLLYQQKKRYSPGQPSCPKE; from the coding sequence ATGTTAGATCTCCTATCTGTCTACCTTGAACAGTTTACCTATGCAGGTATTTTTGTGGTTTTATTACTCTGTGGTCTGGGTCTCCCTCTTCCGGAAGAAACCGTTATTGTAGCCGGAGGATTCCTGGCCTATAAAGGGTACACAAACCTTTATATGACCATAGTTGTCCTGGTTATAGGAGCACTAACCGGCGATGGAATCATTTATCTGCTGGGTCGGAAATGGGGAGATCGGGTCTTAGGGATTAAATTTCTGCATACCTTCTTAACCAAAGATAAAATCCAGAAAACCAGGGAGTATTTCGACAAATATGGAGATAAGGCGGTTTTTCTGGCCCGATTTTTTGCCGGAATTCGACCGGTAACTTTTTTTATGGCCGGGACCATGGGGATGAAACCAAAAATGTTCCTCTTGATGGATGGACTGGCATCGGTGATAAGTATCCCCCTTAATACCACTCTGGTTTACTATCTGGGAGCCGACATTGAGCACCTGGTCCTGACCCTTAGAAGAGTGAATCGAACCTTAATACTTGTTCTCTGTCTGATCTGCCTTCTCTGGCTCCTTTATCAACAAAAAAAAAGGTATAGTCCAGGCCAGCCTTCCTGTCCAAAAGAGTAA
- a CDS encoding sigma-54 dependent transcriptional regulator, with the protein MKKTILIAEDDVNVADGLGQYLKKKDYEVIVVYDGLSALEIAKKEDVNLLLTDLLLSKLYGLDLIREIKKEKPDIQFIMMTAFGDIELAVQAMKEGAYDFLTKPLDLRKLGILIEKALEVQVLSLRNRQLQQTLEANYTFSNVIGRSSLMKKVFEIVRQVSPRRSNVLIYGESGTGKELIANAIHYNSPRASMPFIKVNCGALSEGVLESELFGHERGAFTGAVSKRKGRFELAHGGTIFLDEVSEMSPTTQVKLLRVLQEGEFERVGGDKTLKVDIRVIAATNKDLWAAVKAGKFREDLFYRLNVVKIDLPPLRERKEDIPFLVTHFIEKFNKKHDLAIQGINHKALDLLSLYDWPGNVRELENCIESAMLSTNGNYILPVNLPAYVKTPSRNEKSIVIQIGTPLAEIERLVYKKTLEETKGNKTKAARLLGVGVRTVHRKALEYGL; encoded by the coding sequence TTGAAAAAAACCATTTTAATTGCCGAAGATGACGTCAATGTAGCTGATGGGTTGGGTCAATATTTGAAAAAGAAAGACTACGAAGTCATTGTGGTCTATGATGGGCTGAGTGCCCTGGAAATAGCTAAAAAGGAAGACGTTAATCTTTTATTAACAGATCTACTTCTTTCTAAATTATATGGTCTGGATCTGATTCGGGAGATTAAAAAAGAAAAGCCGGATATCCAATTCATTATGATGACGGCTTTTGGAGATATCGAACTGGCCGTTCAGGCCATGAAAGAAGGAGCCTATGATTTTCTTACAAAACCTCTGGATCTGCGGAAGTTGGGAATTCTTATTGAGAAAGCTTTAGAGGTTCAGGTTCTTTCACTCCGAAACAGACAGTTACAGCAAACCTTAGAGGCCAACTATACGTTTTCCAACGTTATTGGTCGAAGTAGCCTTATGAAAAAGGTTTTCGAGATCGTTCGGCAGGTCTCTCCCCGGCGAAGTAATGTACTGATTTACGGAGAAAGTGGTACCGGAAAAGAACTTATTGCCAATGCCATCCATTACAACAGTCCTCGTGCTTCGATGCCTTTTATCAAGGTTAATTGTGGGGCTTTAAGTGAAGGTGTTTTAGAAAGCGAATTATTTGGACATGAAAGGGGAGCTTTTACCGGAGCCGTTTCAAAAAGAAAGGGGAGATTTGAATTGGCCCACGGAGGGACCATCTTTTTAGATGAGGTCAGTGAAATGTCCCCTACAACCCAGGTTAAACTTTTAAGAGTTTTACAAGAAGGAGAGTTTGAACGGGTTGGTGGCGATAAAACTCTCAAGGTAGATATCCGGGTCATTGCAGCAACTAACAAAGACCTCTGGGCGGCTGTTAAAGCAGGTAAGTTTCGTGAAGACCTTTTCTACCGACTAAATGTGGTTAAGATCGATTTACCTCCGCTCCGGGAGCGGAAAGAAGATATACCTTTTTTAGTAACCCATTTTATAGAAAAATTTAATAAAAAACACGACCTGGCTATTCAGGGAATTAATCATAAAGCCCTGGATCTTTTGTCCCTCTATGACTGGCCTGGAAATGTAAGAGAATTAGAGAACTGTATAGAATCCGCCATGTTATCTACCAATGGAAACTATATCCTTCCCGTAAATTTACCCGCCTATGTAAAAACACCGTCCCGGAATGAAAAAAGTATTGTGATTCAGATCGGAACCCCCCTGGCAGAAATCGAACGATTGGTTTATAAAAAAACCCTGGAAGAAACCAAAGGAAATAAAACTAAGGCAGCGAGATTATTAGGAGTTGGGGTCAGAACGGTCCACCGAAAAGCCCTGGAGTATGGATTATAA
- a CDS encoding ATP-binding protein, which produces MDIRAIKAALSDKSENLGDGLILVDENNRVRVFNSNVEQLFSIRGKEARNRKIDEIIPQANLLALFSKALKERVVLSNVEVILTEPQERILNINIIPIFSEEDRHYRGALLLITDVTQKIMLIEKIVHQSRLFTVSSLANWVAHEIRNPLTSMNVHFELLKSEIEEIKNRSPEVDHLIATLQEEILRLDRNLSSFLNSGRLPPPEKVSLQINQVIKSVVDFQYPVARLSKVIIQTELEEGLPLIELDEDQFRLVLLNLIRNAIQAMPEGGNLKILTRRVEKYIEVEVSDTGCGIPKEDLEKIFDFLYTTKEQGSGLGLPIAQKIVRSHNGKIEVVSEKGKGTTFIIKLPISSEK; this is translated from the coding sequence ATGGATATACGAGCTATTAAAGCGGCCCTTTCGGATAAATCCGAGAATTTAGGAGATGGATTGATTCTGGTCGATGAGAATAATCGGGTCAGGGTTTTCAATTCCAATGTTGAACAGTTATTTAGCATTCGTGGCAAGGAAGCCAGGAATCGTAAAATTGATGAAATTATCCCCCAGGCCAACTTACTGGCGTTATTCTCTAAAGCCCTCAAAGAACGTGTGGTTTTAAGCAATGTAGAAGTTATCCTGACCGAACCGCAGGAGCGAATCTTAAATATCAATATCATACCTATTTTTAGTGAGGAAGACCGACACTATCGCGGAGCTTTGTTGCTGATCACCGACGTGACCCAAAAAATCATGCTTATTGAAAAAATAGTTCACCAGAGTCGGTTGTTCACCGTAAGCAGTCTGGCCAACTGGGTAGCCCATGAGATCCGTAATCCTTTGACCTCTATGAATGTCCATTTTGAGCTTCTGAAAAGCGAGATAGAAGAGATTAAAAACAGATCCCCCGAAGTAGATCATCTGATTGCGACCTTACAAGAAGAAATTCTGAGATTAGATCGAAATTTAAGTAGTTTTTTAAACTCGGGTCGGCTTCCTCCTCCTGAGAAAGTTTCCCTTCAGATTAACCAGGTTATTAAATCGGTAGTGGATTTTCAATATCCGGTAGCCCGTTTGTCTAAGGTAATTATCCAAACAGAACTGGAGGAAGGACTTCCTCTCATAGAGCTGGATGAAGATCAGTTCAGGCTTGTCCTGCTCAATCTGATTCGAAATGCCATCCAGGCCATGCCGGAAGGGGGAAACTTGAAAATCCTGACCCGAAGGGTTGAAAAGTATATTGAGGTGGAAGTTTCAGATACCGGATGTGGAATTCCTAAAGAAGATTTAGAAAAGATTTTTGATTTTTTATATACGACTAAAGAACAAGGTTCGGGTTTGGGTTTGCCGATTGCTCAAAAAATCGTCCGAAGTCATAACGGCAAAATTGAGGTTGTTAGCGAGAAAGGTAAAGGAACAACTTTTATCATCAAACTTCCCATCAGTTCAGAAAAATAG
- a CDS encoding GspE/PulE family protein, giving the protein MSPRLTTDLVCEVLCKEGLLTDKQRDFIKSRESDYTRTLQSKLAKEGENGQGTPPHIVDVIAFMQLKMASDQTKLITEEVIMRCMAKYWGLPFLKIDPLKLDLDVVTSYIPEPFARRHNILPIVVTPDETVLTIATIDPWDVETLENIQRVSGMKLELVISTRSDIHKIIKEFFGFKLSVKAAEGELGHRIDISNLEQYTEVGTQLTERHIINAVNLLFNYAFEQRASDIHIEPKRKYSQIRLRIDGILHNVHQMPKAVHAAFVSRIKTLSRMDIAEKRRPQDGRIKTKYKDKHMELRVSTLPVAFDEKVVIRILDPDMLIQKIEHLGFPPEDVDQYLSFLDCPHGIILLTGPTGSGKTTTLYSSLAKLSSPEINIVTIEDPIEMIYEEFNQVAVQPGVGITFDSCLRNILRQDPDVIMVGEIRDRETAENAIHAALTGHLVFSTLHTNDAPSAITRLMDMGIEPFLIESSLIGVVAQRLVRRICPYCEKAYLADAKEITLLNSAIPIKMFHHKPLQLKRGMGCTSCRGTGYLGRVGIFEIMAINEKIRELIRVRAGSEDIKKLAIQNGMKTLRQSAFQKMLEGITTLEEVIRVTGTP; this is encoded by the coding sequence ATGTCCCCCCGTTTAACAACGGATCTCGTTTGTGAAGTTTTATGTAAAGAGGGTTTACTGACCGATAAACAAAGGGATTTTATAAAATCACGGGAATCCGACTATACCCGAACCCTCCAGAGTAAATTAGCTAAAGAAGGGGAGAACGGTCAGGGAACTCCTCCCCATATTGTAGATGTTATTGCGTTCATGCAGTTGAAAATGGCATCGGATCAGACGAAGCTGATCACCGAAGAAGTTATTATGCGTTGCATGGCGAAATATTGGGGATTACCCTTTCTTAAGATCGATCCCCTTAAATTAGATTTAGATGTTGTTACTTCCTATATACCCGAACCCTTTGCCCGCCGGCATAATATACTCCCCATTGTCGTCACTCCCGATGAAACGGTCTTGACCATTGCCACCATAGATCCCTGGGATGTAGAAACTCTGGAAAATATTCAGCGGGTCAGTGGTATGAAACTGGAATTGGTGATCAGTACCCGGAGTGACATTCATAAAATCATCAAGGAATTCTTTGGATTTAAACTCTCTGTAAAGGCAGCAGAAGGGGAATTGGGACATCGGATTGATATTTCAAATCTGGAGCAATACACGGAGGTGGGGACCCAGTTAACCGAGCGCCACATTATTAATGCCGTTAATTTACTGTTTAATTATGCCTTTGAACAACGGGCAAGCGATATTCACATTGAACCCAAAAGAAAATATAGTCAAATCCGGTTGAGAATTGATGGGATTTTACATAATGTACATCAGATGCCCAAAGCCGTTCATGCGGCCTTTGTATCCCGAATTAAAACTTTATCTCGTATGGATATAGCCGAAAAGCGCCGCCCCCAAGATGGGCGAATTAAGACCAAATATAAGGACAAGCACATGGAACTCCGGGTTTCTACTTTGCCGGTTGCTTTTGACGAAAAGGTCGTTATTCGAATTCTGGACCCGGATATGTTGATTCAGAAAATTGAGCATCTTGGATTTCCACCCGAGGATGTAGATCAGTATCTTTCCTTTCTGGATTGTCCCCATGGAATTATACTTCTTACCGGACCTACCGGAAGTGGTAAGACCACAACCCTGTATTCCAGCCTGGCCAAATTATCCTCTCCAGAGATCAACATTGTAACCATTGAAGATCCTATTGAAATGATCTATGAAGAATTTAATCAGGTGGCCGTCCAGCCCGGTGTAGGAATTACCTTTGATTCCTGTCTGCGGAATATTTTGCGTCAAGACCCGGATGTTATCATGGTAGGAGAAATTAGAGACCGTGAAACGGCTGAGAATGCCATTCATGCAGCTTTAACCGGACATCTGGTGTTTAGTACCCTTCATACCAACGATGCTCCTTCGGCTATAACCCGCCTCATGGATATGGGGATTGAACCTTTTCTCATCGAGTCCTCCCTGATAGGGGTTGTAGCTCAACGTCTGGTTCGTCGAATCTGCCCTTACTGTGAAAAAGCTTACTTAGCCGATGCAAAAGAAATCACACTCTTAAATTCGGCGATTCCTATAAAGATGTTTCATCATAAGCCTTTACAACTCAAGCGAGGTATGGGATGTACCTCTTGCCGAGGAACCGGTTATTTAGGCAGAGTCGGGATTTTTGAAATTATGGCGATTAATGAAAAAATTCGAGAACTGATTAGGGTCCGTGCCGGTTCAGAGGATATTAAAAAATTGGCGATTCAAAACGGAATGAAAACCCTAAGGCAAAGTGCTTTTCAGAAGATGCTGGAAGGTATTACGACTCTGGAAGAGGTTATTCGCGTAACAGGAACTCCGTAA
- the uppS gene encoding polyprenyl diphosphate synthase, whose protein sequence is MLQGFTPLLYHLYEKKLLSEVKKDRRPYHVGLILDGNRRYAREKKLENLSEGYKKGADKLDEVLCWCEELNIKMLTIWVLSTENLFREAEQLTQLLQVIENKILSIAQSPWTHRKQVRVRAVGKMELLPESTRQAIAYAEEVTRNYRSFFLNIAVGYGGRQEIVDAIKKLLEARLVQDESLETIVNSLTPDEISKYLYTYDLPDPDLIIRTSGEIRLSGFLLWQSAYSEFYFCDVNWPAFRKIDFLRAIRSYQQRQRRFGM, encoded by the coding sequence ATGTTGCAAGGATTCACACCCCTTCTTTATCATTTGTATGAAAAAAAACTCCTCTCAGAAGTTAAGAAGGATCGACGACCCTATCATGTAGGACTTATTTTAGATGGAAATCGTCGATACGCCCGGGAAAAAAAATTAGAAAACCTGTCGGAAGGATACAAAAAGGGGGCTGATAAACTAGACGAGGTTTTATGCTGGTGCGAAGAACTGAATATTAAGATGCTTACCATCTGGGTTTTATCGACCGAGAATTTATTTCGTGAAGCAGAGCAATTAACCCAGCTACTCCAGGTTATCGAAAATAAAATTCTCTCCATTGCCCAGAGCCCCTGGACCCACCGAAAACAGGTTCGAGTACGGGCCGTCGGAAAAATGGAGCTCCTTCCCGAGTCTACCCGACAGGCCATTGCTTATGCCGAAGAGGTAACCCGGAATTATCGATCTTTCTTTCTTAATATTGCCGTTGGATATGGAGGAAGACAAGAAATTGTAGATGCCATCAAAAAGCTTCTGGAAGCTCGCCTGGTACAAGACGAATCCCTTGAAACCATTGTAAACAGCCTTACACCCGATGAAATCAGTAAGTATCTGTACACCTATGACTTACCAGATCCCGATTTGATTATTCGGACCAGTGGGGAGATTCGATTAAGTGGATTTCTACTCTGGCAAAGTGCTTATAGCGAGTTCTACTTCTGTGATGTAAACTGGCCGGCTTTTAGAAAAATCGATTTTCTAAGGGCCATTCGAAGTTATCAACAACGACAGAGGAGATTCGGGATGTGA
- a CDS encoding tetratricopeptide repeat protein: MKKFIFLLSLLLFLTACPAPQAPPPGKLPPTQRIPATAEEAYYKGLENLNRGNFESAIQFFNLTIQKNPKYARAFQGLGDAYAAQEKYELAEKNYLEALELDPRSLPTLLGLGSVQVKQGNRQKALETYRKALEISPQNPVVLNRLKALQSTDFDVHFQKGLELKQQGRLDAALEEFQAAQRSSPQQVGPLVEIGYIFLEKQDYEEAEKYFQRALAMNPDFVFALLGAGRVRLAKGDREKAREYFEKVLGLDPENKQAQEFMEKLRESASTAKPVPKEYQDIAARQAITRSDLAVLILIGLDLEEKIKASPELASAYRVQPISDIAGHPTKSYIVKVTAYGLMEVFPDHTFQPDEVVTRGELAATIDRIFKAFSKPLTVVPAPTHETPFKDVLPENIYYQAVVSVSQAGIMNGASDSEFGLDKPVSGSEAMEIIAKVKEML; this comes from the coding sequence ATGAAAAAATTCATCTTCCTTTTGTCTTTGCTCCTCTTTCTCACAGCCTGTCCTGCACCCCAGGCACCTCCCCCCGGTAAACTACCTCCCACCCAAAGAATTCCCGCCACAGCCGAAGAGGCTTACTATAAAGGACTTGAGAATCTCAACCGGGGAAATTTTGAATCGGCCATCCAATTTTTTAATCTGACCATCCAGAAAAATCCAAAATACGCCAGGGCTTTTCAAGGCTTAGGGGATGCTTATGCCGCTCAAGAGAAATACGAACTGGCCGAGAAGAATTACTTAGAAGCTCTGGAGTTGGATCCCAGGTCCCTTCCAACCCTCTTAGGTTTGGGTTCTGTTCAGGTTAAACAAGGAAACCGTCAGAAAGCTTTGGAAACTTATCGAAAAGCCCTGGAGATCAGTCCGCAGAATCCGGTTGTTCTCAATAGATTGAAGGCACTTCAATCCACCGATTTTGATGTCCACTTTCAGAAAGGACTTGAGCTTAAGCAACAGGGTCGGTTGGATGCCGCCCTGGAAGAATTTCAAGCCGCTCAACGCTCTTCTCCTCAACAAGTAGGACCCCTGGTCGAAATAGGTTATATTTTTTTGGAAAAGCAAGATTACGAGGAAGCTGAGAAGTATTTTCAAAGAGCTTTGGCTATGAATCCCGACTTTGTTTTTGCCCTCTTAGGCGCAGGTAGGGTCCGGTTGGCTAAAGGAGACCGGGAAAAGGCCCGGGAATATTTTGAGAAAGTTTTAGGTCTTGATCCGGAAAATAAACAAGCCCAGGAATTCATGGAGAAACTAAGGGAATCTGCTTCGACGGCCAAACCTGTTCCCAAGGAATATCAAGATATTGCCGCCCGCCAGGCTATTACCCGCAGCGATCTTGCCGTTCTGATCTTGATCGGACTGGATCTGGAAGAAAAAATCAAGGCCTCTCCGGAACTCGCCTCTGCCTATCGGGTTCAACCCATATCCGATATTGCAGGCCATCCGACCAAATCGTATATTGTTAAAGTTACCGCCTATGGTCTTATGGAAGTTTTCCCGGATCATACCTTTCAACCCGATGAAGTGGTCACCCGAGGCGAGTTGGCTGCTACCATAGACCGGATTTTTAAGGCTTTTTCAAAACCCTTGACCGTGGTTCCTGCACCCACCCACGAGACTCCCTTTAAAGATGTTTTGCCGGAAAATATTTACTATCAGGCGGTGGTCAGTGTCTCCCAAGCAGGAATCATGAATGGGGCCTCGGATTCAGAATTCGGTCTGGATAAACCAGTTTCCGGGAGCGAAGCTATGGAAATCATAGCCAAAGTGAAGGAAATGCTATGA
- the polX gene encoding DNA polymerase/3'-5' exonuclease PolX has protein sequence MTNQEIVSILNFIATALEFQGENPFKIKAYQKAARSIEALTTDVASLVERGELRQIEGIGEAIEKKITELVKTGRLEYYEKLKASIPEGLFELLKIPHLGPKKLKILHEKLGITTLGELEYACHENRLLELPGFGKKTQQAILEGIQFVKSTWDQFRLGEALPTALELKKLLKDRAPVTQISLTGGIRRWKEVIKDIDLVVSSSEPERVLEIFIQFPQIGQILSREPGRCVARLANGIPVDLNLVDEEIYPYFLFYSTGSKDFLKAVQDLVAKKGLILNDRGLFKEGQKLICQSEEEIFWHLDLPYIPPELRENTGELVAAREGQLPSLIEEKDIRGLLHVHTHWSDGIASIQEMAEAAQEYGYEYIGISDHSKAAFYAHGLDKERLLKQWEEIDRVNEELQGIQVLKGMEVDILADGTLDLEEALLARLDFVVASVHSRFKMNREEMTRRILKAMENPYVTILGHPTGRLILSREPYQVDMEALLEGARRNGVAMELNAHPHRLDLYWLHLKMAMEKGVKISINPDAHQVEGLSHMVYGIGTARRGWVPKEAVLNTFPWEEFKKKLKGTT, from the coding sequence ATGACGAACCAGGAAATCGTTTCCATTTTAAACTTTATCGCAACAGCCCTCGAATTCCAGGGTGAAAATCCATTCAAAATCAAAGCCTATCAAAAGGCAGCCCGAAGTATTGAAGCTTTAACGACAGATGTGGCCTCTTTAGTGGAAAGGGGTGAACTCAGACAAATTGAGGGGATTGGAGAAGCCATCGAAAAGAAGATAACGGAATTGGTCAAGACAGGACGTCTGGAGTACTATGAAAAGTTAAAAGCCTCTATTCCGGAGGGGTTATTTGAACTTCTTAAAATTCCCCACTTAGGGCCTAAGAAACTAAAAATCCTCCATGAAAAACTCGGAATTACCACCCTGGGGGAATTGGAATATGCCTGCCATGAAAATAGACTCTTAGAGCTACCCGGGTTCGGTAAAAAAACACAACAGGCTATCCTGGAGGGTATTCAATTTGTTAAAAGTACCTGGGATCAGTTTCGTTTAGGGGAAGCTTTACCCACGGCCCTGGAACTTAAAAAACTTCTAAAGGATCGGGCTCCTGTAACCCAGATCAGTTTAACCGGAGGAATCCGCCGTTGGAAGGAAGTCATCAAAGATATTGATTTAGTTGTCAGCAGTTCAGAACCTGAAAGGGTTTTAGAAATTTTTATTCAATTCCCCCAGATAGGTCAGATTCTTTCTAGAGAACCCGGTCGATGCGTTGCCCGACTGGCCAACGGAATTCCTGTCGATTTAAACCTCGTCGATGAAGAGATTTATCCCTATTTTCTCTTTTATTCCACCGGTAGCAAGGATTTTCTAAAAGCCGTCCAGGACCTGGTCGCTAAAAAGGGTCTGATCTTGAACGATCGGGGACTATTTAAGGAAGGGCAAAAACTAATTTGTCAAAGCGAGGAAGAAATCTTCTGGCACTTGGACCTGCCTTACATCCCGCCTGAATTAAGGGAAAATACCGGAGAGCTTGTTGCAGCCAGAGAAGGCCAGCTACCTTCTCTGATAGAAGAAAAGGATATCCGGGGCCTCCTCCATGTCCATACCCATTGGAGCGATGGTATTGCCTCTATCCAAGAAATGGCTGAAGCAGCCCAGGAGTACGGTTATGAATATATCGGGATCTCGGATCACAGCAAAGCCGCCTTTTATGCCCATGGTCTTGATAAAGAAAGACTACTCAAACAATGGGAAGAAATCGACCGGGTCAATGAGGAACTCCAGGGAATCCAGGTTTTGAAGGGGATGGAAGTAGATATCCTGGCAGATGGAACCTTAGATCTGGAAGAGGCATTGCTGGCCCGATTAGACTTTGTGGTTGCGTCGGTTCACAGTCGCTTTAAAATGAACCGGGAGGAAATGACCCGACGGATTCTGAAAGCCATGGAAAATCCCTACGTAACCATCCTGGGTCATCCAACCGGAAGGCTTATTCTAAGTCGGGAGCCTTATCAAGTCGATATGGAGGCTCTGCTGGAAGGGGCTCGAAGAAATGGCGTGGCTATGGAACTCAATGCACACCCCCATCGTTTGGATCTTTACTGGCTCCATCTTAAAATGGCCATGGAAAAAGGGGTCAAAATCTCCATTAACCCAGACGCACATCAGGTGGAAGGCCTGAGCCATATGGTATATGGCATCGGTACCGCTCGAAGGGGTTGGGTTCCTAAAGAAGCAGTTTTGAATACATTTCCCTGGGAAGAATTTAAAAAGAAACTTAAAGGTACGACATAA
- a CDS encoding TIGR03617 family F420-dependent LLM class oxidoreductase, with amino-acid sequence MKLDANTMSLDLQDIPAQVKAIEQMGFDAVWTAETQHDAFLPLVLAAEHTRNIQIGTAIAVAFARSPGNLAYIAWDLAKYSRGRFILGLGSQVKAHNTRRFGATWEKPAAKMREIVLAIRALWECWQNRTPLNFRGEFFNLNLMTPFFDPGPHEYPRIPIYIAGVNPLMCQVAGEVCDGLHAHPLTSADYLREVILPNVMKGLEKSGRTREDMTICLSFFAIPTDDPDRSAIEQMVRQQIGFYASTPAYKGVMELHDWQDAQARLSKLAREGRWKEIPEAITDEMLHAFAVIGPWTELPTLIKRRYGGLVDRGRFYFPFIPGEKDPIWRQVIQSFKNNTR; translated from the coding sequence ATGAAACTAGATGCCAATACCATGTCCCTCGACTTACAAGATATTCCTGCTCAGGTAAAAGCCATTGAGCAGATGGGTTTTGATGCCGTATGGACGGCTGAGACCCAACACGATGCCTTTTTACCCCTGGTGCTGGCAGCAGAGCATACCCGGAACATCCAGATCGGTACGGCCATAGCCGTTGCTTTTGCTCGTAGCCCTGGAAATTTAGCTTATATAGCCTGGGATTTAGCAAAATATTCCAGGGGACGTTTTATTCTCGGCTTAGGGAGTCAGGTCAAGGCCCATAATACCCGCCGCTTCGGTGCAACATGGGAAAAACCTGCGGCTAAGATGCGGGAGATTGTTTTAGCCATTCGGGCCTTATGGGAGTGCTGGCAGAATAGAACCCCATTGAATTTTAGAGGTGAGTTTTTCAATCTGAACCTGATGACTCCCTTTTTCGATCCAGGACCCCATGAGTATCCCAGAATCCCTATTTATATTGCCGGGGTAAATCCTCTCATGTGTCAGGTTGCTGGCGAGGTTTGCGATGGACTCCATGCCCATCCTCTGACCTCTGCGGATTATCTGCGTGAAGTGATTTTACCCAATGTTATGAAGGGCCTGGAAAAGTCTGGACGAACCCGGGAAGATATGACCATCTGTTTAAGTTTCTTCGCCATTCCTACCGACGACCCTGATCGATCGGCCATTGAACAGATGGTTCGCCAGCAGATCGGTTTTTATGCTTCAACTCCGGCTTATAAAGGGGTCATGGAACTCCATGACTGGCAGGATGCACAGGCCCGATTAAGTAAACTCGCTCGCGAAGGGCGCTGGAAGGAAATTCCAGAGGCTATCACCGATGAAATGCTCCATGCGTTTGCAGTTATCGGTCCATGGACCGAGTTACCCACCCTCATTAAGAGGCGATACGGCGGTTTGGTCGATCGTGGGCGGTTTTATTTTCCCTTTATTCCAGGTGAAAAAGATCCTATCTGGCGTCAGGTTATCCAATCCTTTAAGAATAATACCCGTTAA